AGCTAGGTTTTTTGATTTCCGCCCTAGTATAAATAGCTTATCTCTCTCACAGTCGCTCAACTCTCTTAGACCTTAGTTGCTCTATCTCACGCTCTCGCCTCTTGCAGCTTGGCTGACTCACCATTAACCACCAACTCTTGCCTATCTCCggtaacacacacacacacacacacacacacacacacacacacattttttgATTTCCGCCCTAGTATAAATAGCTTATGTCTCTCACAGTCGCTCAACTCTCTTAGACCTTAGTTGCTCTATCTCACGCTCTCGCCTCTTGCAGCTTGGCTGGCTCACCATTCACCACCAACTACTGCCTATCTTCggtaacacacacacacacacacacacactctctctctctctctctctctctctctctgtgaaaaCAAAAAGTctactaacatttttttatagcaTTTTGATTGTTAGGGAGACTGAGACTGAGAGAGTTCTCTCACTCTTCCATTCTTCACAGACAGGTAATCacttttagcatttttattttaatctttagtAAATTGCTTCATGGGTACACAATAACCattttaaatcttttgtaagcatttttttcttaatcttctTGGGCACACAGTAACCACTTCGTAGGTCATGGGTGAGacaatttcaaaacttttttagatGGTGaatgaaatgatgaaatttagacagatttttatgtgtgaatagGTTGGATAAGTTTATGATGAAATTTGGACatattttttgtgatgaaaTTTGGACAGATTTTATTGgacaagttttttattttattggacaagtttttttattttatttttattggtgggATGGTAGAAATTGCACCTGgagagtttatttatttatttttattttatgtgtgaACAGGTTGATGTGTTAATTGTGAATATGTATTTGTGAAAAATCTAAGTGGACATTTTCTTGATGTGTGAACAGGTTTGTGTGAATAGTTTTTATCAAGTGAACGTTTTGATTGAAATCTTGAACGTGTTGTGTATTGGGCTTgaaagcccaattttttttttttcaaaaagaaaaagaaaaagaaaacaaacagtttttttaatatttcaaaccgACCAAAACTATTAAACTGACTGCAAAAAACCGCACGGCTATAGGTCAGGAAACCAACCCTAAGTGGTATGTATCGGTTCTAATTATGAGAAAACTAATCTCTATCGATTCGGtgataaatttagaaaaaaaaccGAGCCGGCCGAACCGCACACATGCCATTATTTACGGAGGATAGTCCCTAACTCAGAAAATATttaatgtgatatttaatgaagaatacaaataaattatttattttctttctatttcattgctcatttgttttgttgaaaagagatatatatatagcatttaGCAATaagtttaaacaaaaaataaaaataaaaacaaggaaaaaaccTGTTAGTGTTAACCATATTACAACCTATAATGTATTCTAATGaagacaccaaaaaaaaaaaaaaaaacctcgcCTAATGTTTCCctgtaaatgaaaattttcacattGACTTCTCTTCAGCTTAAAGAAAGCTTAATTCTTTTGAGCACAACAAGCTGATAGAACCTTTTTGTACGAAAGAGCAATGTAAGAGCAACAAGAGACCCCAAAAATGCTACGGATGCCATGATCATAAAAGACAACCTAAAGCAATGGGTACCATAGCATGAGTCATCTTCACCCTTCGCTTCCTCGTCATAAATGTACCCAATTACTCTTACAGAGAAGATATAAGATCCCACAGGACTTGCTATGCCAATAGTGTTGAAAATAGTACCCACATGCCTAACACCAAATAGTTCTGAAGAAATAGTTGGCATTAGTGACCATTGTGAACCATAACAAATGCCTACTAGGATTGAACCTACATATAGAGTTCCAGGTAAACCAGAAGCAACAACAAGGTGGCCAACACCCATTGTTGCTAGAGTAATAGCCATCAACAATGGCCTTGCCCAACCTCTGGTGTGAAGCAAATAATCTGATAAATAGCCAGCTCCAATACGACCCAGAAAATTCCATATGCTCCATAAAGAGACCAAATTTTTCGTCTCCAAAGTAGTGTAATTGAGAGATTGACCTATTTGGCTCAAGTTATTTACCACAGCTACCCCAGAGCCCATTCCACATACCATAGCAACAAACAATAACCAGAAGTTTATAGTGCACATTGATTGCAAAAGATTCATGCCCTCTTCATCAGACAGAATTTTGTCATCTAAATCAGCATCAACTTGACCCTCTCCACCAGGCAATTCATTGTATGCTAGAGGATTCTCCATTGAAGGATCATTCTCAAGGGACAATGTTTCTAGAAATTTCTTGGTGTCCTTTTGGGCTTTGATTGCTATTCCAAGAGGTAATGCAAGTAGAAGCAAAAGAAGTACAAAGTTGAAAATGCGCGCCCACAATGGTAAACTAAAGATGTTTTCCAAAATGATTAGAATCATGAGATAACCAGCAATGATCAAAGCAACTATAGTGAAACCATTCAAGTGTTTCTGGTCATTAGCAGTGTTAGATTTATGGATTCTCACAAAAAACATAAGAACAAGAGTGACGAACGTAGGCAACAGAGCAAGCATCAGAAGGAAAATGCTTGGCTTTCCCTCCCAGAATGTGTCATACACTTGGATCACTATTGCTCCACTAATACCAAGAAATCCCTGGCAAGAAGAGAAGTAAGAATGGCAATGCAAATTACCTCATGCAAGAGCAGGGCAGAGCTAGAATTTTAAGCTTGAGGGGCCAAATTATaataacaagaaaaaatgtTAACAAATTTAAGGCCAGATAGGTGCATATATTTGTTGCAAGAATAAGCTAAAATATAATGTTAAAAATTCAATTCTTCGAAAGTTTAAGCCTCTATGTAGCTCCCTTCAAAAAAGAAGATATCATTGCATCAAAAGAGCTTGGGTTGCTTAAAactttttaacaatattttcacCCATTGGGTAATTCCATATTCAAGTTAAAACTGGAATTCCGAGTTTTATCCCCAAAGGCATATTAGTGcactgttttaatttttaacataaataaatagtaaattcaaattaatgtccattccaatttttcaaaatgataCCTAATGAACACtcattttgagagagaaaaagaacaaaataaaataaaataaaataaaataacgaTAAACATTTGACACTAATCGAAATATAACTAGTTTTAAGTATGAATATACAAATCACTTTTGTTATGCCCTCTTTATTATTTCTCATATCTAATAGGTTTTTATCAATTAGGCTACCAAACATGTGTATCAActtcaaaaacattttattattgtaattttgcAAACAGTTCCAAAcgttaaaaatctttttgatcAAACCCCATTACAGCTAAA
The Quercus lobata isolate SW786 chromosome 10, ValleyOak3.0 Primary Assembly, whole genome shotgun sequence DNA segment above includes these coding regions:
- the LOC115965479 gene encoding protein NUCLEAR FUSION DEFECTIVE 4-like — encoded protein: MEEKLSLMSNSKWIATVAGIWIQCCVGAYTFSIYSSALKSSQGYDQSTLDTVAVFKDIGSNAGVLAGMLYSAVAVGNNRKSNGNNYQWGGPWVVHLAGAIQNFVGYFMMWAFVVGLIGRPPVAVMCLFMLLSSHSMTFFTTANMVSGVQNFPHSGGTIVGIMKGFLGISGAIVIQVYDTFWEGKPSIFLLMLALLPTFVTLVLMFFVRIHKSNTANDQKHLNGFTIVALIIAGYLMILIILENIFSLPLWARIFNFVLLLLLLALPLGIAIKAQKDTKKFLETLSLENDPSMENPLAYNELPGGEGQVDADLDDKILSDEEGMNLLQSMCTINFWLLFVAMVCGMGSGVAVVNNLSQIGQSLNYTTLETKNLVSLWSIWNFLGRIGAGYLSDYLLHTRGWARPLLMAITLATMGVGHLVVASGLPGTLYVGSILVGICYGSQWSLMPTISSELFGVRHVGTIFNTIGIASPVGSYIFSVRVIGYIYDEEAKGEDDSCYGTHCFRLSFMIMASVAFLGSLVALTLLFRTKRFYQLVVLKRIKLSLS